In a genomic window of Hippoglossus stenolepis isolate QCI-W04-F060 chromosome 17, HSTE1.2, whole genome shotgun sequence:
- the LOC118124532 gene encoding zinc finger and BTB domain-containing protein 12-like, with protein METLCFRLPGHGDKTLKHMNSLRFRQQFCDITIVASNNQTFKGHKVVLAACSPFLRDQFLLNPSPRLQLSMLYSARVVCDLLQSCYTGTLQFNPEEIVNYLTAASYLQMEHIVEHCRGALKKYIQLKNPSPPRVTAEESLSQPVIVSGSIYTMASPPTSRPSPVDPHSPAGRSVEDNSGDMSTQGSSQHHDDSPVLDDPCIRVNASDEEEETRPGDFDVFRVYISEEEQMNRNREEETGAPSDGPQDACFPETDGVVIGGEGSEYDLDQTKVDLSAGGLSMEGLRAFRRRLSDPKIGRGRGGGRGRGLKRRKWASSQEKRPLGMAHQQDLWYLATAGLEGGVGLDYNQEGLKTGSYLPVDFPQLDFSEGDTQGEKVSPLAGSSLNQYSLEESSSGAGEGSSGLTNEGGDESVAVVGSTSSVSGPVICEHCGMTFPSAHSLAVHSRSTHLLYVCPCCGKHFHHSANFTRHMAVHRGAGKTHQCPLCYKTFTQKSTLIDHMNLHSGERPHHCAYCHARFAHKPALRRHLKEQHGKTTGQNSLYEQEEIERARGAAGRIREEEQECLVTEQVS; from the exons ATGGAGACGCTTTGTTTCCGGTTGCCGGGTCACGGGGACAAGACCCTGAAGCACATGAATTCCCTGAGGTTCCGCCAGCAATTCTGTGACATCACCATTGTGGCTAGCAACAACCAGACCTTCAAGGGACATAAGGTGGTGCTTGCTGCCTGCTCGCCTTTCTTGAGGGACCAGTTCCTCCTCAACCCGTCCCCGAGGCTTCAG ttgtCAATGCTGTACAGCGCTCGGGTTGTGTGTGATCTGCTCCAATCCTGCTACACTGGCACACTGCAGTTTAACCCAGAGGAGATCGTCAACTACCTGACGGCTGCCAGCTATCTGCAGATGGAGCATATTGTGGAGCACTGCCGAGGAGCTCTGAAGAAGTACATCCAGTTAAAGAACCCCAGTCCACCAAGG GTGACTGCAGAGGAGAGTCTGTCTCAACCAGTGATCGTCAGTGGCAGCATTTATACTATGGCATCACCCCCCACCAGCCGACCCTCCCCTGTGGACCCACACAGTCCAGCAGGACGATCGGTGGAGGACAACAGCGGTGACATGTCCACTCAGGGCAGCAGTCAACACCACGATGACAGTCCTGTTCTGGATGACCCATGTATTAGG GTTAATGCAtcagacgaggaggaagagaccAGACCAGGGGACTTTGATGTGTTTAGAGTGTATATATCCGAAGAGGAGCAGATGAAcagaaacagggaggaggagacgggagcTCCCTCTGATGGACCTCAAGATGCTTGTTTCCCAGAGACAGATGGTGTTGTGATCGGAGGAGAAGGCAGTGAATACGACTTGGATCAAACCAAAGTGGATCTCAGCGCTGGGGGCCTTTCAATGGAGGGTCTCCGTGCTTTCAGACGCAGACTGTCCGACCCTAAAATTGGACGGGGCAGAGGGGGTGGCAGGGGGAGGGGTTTAAAGAGGAGAAAGTGGGCGTCATCTCAAGAGAAAAGACCTCTGGGCATGGCTCACCAACAGGATCTGTGGTACCTGGCAACAGCTGGACTCGAAGGGGGTGTTGGGCTGGACTACAACCAGGAAGGGCTGAAGACAGGAAGTTACTTACCAGTCGACTTCCCACAGTTAGACTTCAGTGAGGGCGACACTCAGGGAGAAAAAGTTTCACCACTGGCAGGCAGCAGTTTGAACCAGTATTCTCTGGAGGAGTCGAGCAGTGGCGCTGGTGAGGGGAGTTCAGGGTTGACGAATGAAGGAGGGGATGAGTCCGTCGCAGTTGTGGGGTCCACGTCAAGCGTATCAGGGCCTGTAATATGTGAGCACTGCGGCATGACTTTCCCCTCCGCTCACTCTCTAGCGGTCCACTCCCGCTCCACGCACCTGCTGTACGTCTGCCCCTGCTGCGGCAAACACTTCCACCACTCGGCCAACTTCACCCGGCACATGGCCGTGCACCGGGGCGCCGGCAAAACCCACCAGTGCCCCCTGTGTTATAAGACTTTCACTCAAAAATCCACACTTATAGATCACATGAACCTCCACAGTGGCGAGCGCCCACACCACTGCGCCTACTGCCACGCCCGCTTCGCTCACAAGCCCGCTTTGCGGCGCCACCTGAAGGAGCAACACGGAAAAACCACCGGGCAAAACTCCCTGTATGAGCAGGAGGAGATTGAGAGGGCGAGAGGGGCGGCTGGAAGAATACGAGAGGAGGAACAAGAATGTCTGGTGACTGAACAAGTGTCATAG
- the nelfe gene encoding negative elongation factor E, with translation MVAFPSSLTEEEEALQKKYARLKKKKKALLALKKQSSTNQTNQSGLKRTLSDQPVVDTATATEQAKMLIKSGAISAIKSENKNSGFKRSRMLEIKLKDPEKGQVPAFLPFQRSFSADEEQPEAGKRSHRKSLYESFVSSKDRYREEEEGGGSSASRDVDRDRDRDRDRDRERDRERERDRDREREPDRERDKDKEKEKTKDKDKDKEKDKEKDKEKDKEKDKEKEIDIDKEKEEEKDKDKVLDQDRDKERVRERERDKERERDKERDRERDKERERDRDRERDGDRDGDRDRDRERERDRSRDRDRERDRDRERERDGPFRRSDSYPERRGVRKGNTVYVYGSGLVEDSLRSAFSQHGNIIDLSMDNPRNCAFITFEKMESADQAVAELNGSTVGDVHIKVSIARKQPMLDAATGKSVWASLAVQNSTKGSYRDKRNQVVYSEDFL, from the exons ATGGTGGCGTTTCCGAGTTCCCTgacggaggaagaagaggcccTGCAAAAGAAATATGCTAGACTGAAGAAAAAG AAAAAGGCGCTGCTCGCCTTGAAGAAGCAAAGTTCCACCAACCAGACGAACCAGAGTGGCTTGAAACGAA CATTGTCAGACCAGCCCGTCGTTGATACTGCAACAGCGACAGAACAAGCAAAGATGCTCATCAAGTCGGGAGCCATCAGCGCCATCAAATCAGAGAACAAGAACTCGGGCTTTAAACGCTCTCGAATGCTGGAGATTAAACTCAAG GACCCTGAGAAAGGCCAAGTTCCAGCTTTCTTACCATTCCAGAGGAGTTTCTCTGCGGATGAAGAGCAACCTGAG GCTGGGAAGAGATCCCACAGGAAATCTCTGTACGAGAG CTTTGTCAGTTCAAAAGACCGATAccgggaggaagaagagggaggcgGCAGTTCAGCCAGCCGCGATGTggacagagatagagacagagacagagatagagacagagagagagacagagagagagagcgtgacCGCGACCGCGAAAGAGAACCGGACAGAGAgcgagacaaagacaaagagaaagagaaaacgaaagacaaagacaaagacaaagagaaagacaaagagaaagacaaagagaaggacaaagagaaggacaaagagaaagagatagacatagacaaagaaaaagaagaagaaaaagacaaagacaaagtcTTAGACCAGGACAGGGAcaaggagagggtgagggagagggagagggacaaggagagggagagggacaaggAGAGGGATAGGGAGAGGgacaaggagagggagagggatagGGAtagggagagggatggagacagagatggagacagggacagagatcGGGAAcgagaaagagacagaagcagagacagGGATCGAGAGCGAGATAGGGaccgggagagagagagagatggaccaTTTAGAC GGTCAGACTCGTACCCAGAGCGGAGAGGAGTGCGAAAGGGGAACACGGTGTATGTTTACGGCTCTGGGCTCGTCGAGGACAGCCTGCGCTCTGCCTTCTCTCAACACGGAAACATCATCGACCTCTCCATGGACAACCCACGCAA ttgTGCATTTATCACATTTGAGAAGATGGAGTCTGCAGACCAGGCTGTAGCAGAG TTGAACGGCAGCACGGTGGGAGACGTTCACATCAAAGTCAGCATCGCCAGGAAGCAGCCCATGCTGGACGCTGCCACCGGCAAATCAGTGTGGGCTTCGCTGG CTGTGCAGAACAGCACTAAAGGCTCCTACAGGGACAAGAGGAACCAAGTCGTGTACAGTGAGGATTTCctctga
- the skiv2l gene encoding helicase SKI2W → MERINVPPAGPMDLPLSLLEMGCSGRFELVTHPLPGQPLPPHSTLPHGLPPTSLNLETEVEKLFLRDPSWLPIHDTDFAFQKFLKVTQRESNIDSLLKCAQSPLHSGLSVIRDPTTGMLQDFTEVLLENTGLSAKNSLSFQRQPGPPSESLRGSNTNYPFLPGGMEELTLDQIKKKSELEEDIDFENDLLRVPPGLKAGMDFTDKDAKRAKPEVNLLSLLSTFDDIADLQPEAEEKAEGKGGEEAPKLPRTNSLEDLGIKDAESSSAPSKKGQDGKSKPKEKPEENKKWAIPVDITSPCEDFHKRIPNPAFKWPFELDVFQKQAVLRLEAHDSVFVAAHTSAGKTVVAEYAIALSQKHMTRTIYTSPIKALSNQKFRDFKATFGDVGLLTGDVQLSPESSCLIMTTEILRSMLYNGSEVIRDLEWVIFDEVHYINDAERGVVWEEVLIMLPDHVSIILLSATVPNALEFSEWIGRIKKKHIYVISTMKRPVPLEHYLYTGNSSKTQKEMFLLVDAVGNLLTKGYYTAIDAKKERTSKHAQSFGSKNTSQNTSSSQDKAVWLTLLHFLSQRQQTPVVAFTFSRTRCDDNARSLDSMDMTTSREKAEIHSFFQKSLSRLRGGDRQLPQIMLMRGLLKRGIAVHHSGILPILKEVIEMLFSRGLVKVLFATETFAMGVNMPARTVVFDSIRKHDGTGFRNLLPGEYIQMAGRAGRRGLDATGTVIILCKAGVHDMADLHVMMLGKPTILQSQFRLTYTMILNLLRVEALRVTDMMRRSFSENHRDTQTQEKRIVQLKQTLSSLPPLDTEGQLSDLMPYYHTVTELRTTNEALQRAILESVNGLKALSVGRVVVANNKQHLNALGVLLQVSNDSVNRTFTALIICEKGNEEAEGKGNNDSTLPHLYNTALFIPEGPCSHTVQKLKFQDISAITVKTLKVIPDRIIDNYSKRQQPRFRLDPPGQAISTATQELLRLAEANPSGLATLDPVNDLQLKSVHVVEDTLRLRVLQASLKDFNCIHTPTFADQFARVSERMSVQEELDRLLFLASDQSLSLLPEYHQRIKVLQSLQYVDSSGAVQLKGRVACQISSHELLLTELLFENVLSPLAPEESAALLSCLIFSQKTQVEPHITTTLQEGIGRVLSVAQRIGELQRECGIPQTAEEFVGQLKFGLTEVVYCWARGMPFAEIALLTDVQEGTVVRCIQRLDEVLKEVRQAARIVGDSVLGSKMEKASLAIRRDIVFTASLYTH, encoded by the exons ATGGAAAGAATCA ACGTGCCCCCCGCGGGCCCCATGGACCTGCCACTGTCCCTGCTGGAGATGGGATGCTCCGGCAGGTTCGAGCTCGTCACGCACCCCCTCCCCGGGCAGCCTCTCCCTCCACACAGCACG CTCCCTCATGGGCTCCCCCCCACCAGCCTGAACCTGGAGACAGAAGTGGAGAAACTGTTTCTACGGGACCCTTCCTGGCTTCCTATACACGACACTGACTTCGCCTTCCAGAAGTTTCTGAA GGTGACTCAGAGAGAGTCTAACATCGATTCTCTACTCAAGTGTGCCCAGTCTCCGCTTCACTCTGGTCTCTCTGTTATCAGAGATCCAACCACAGGGATGCTGCAGGACTTCACAGAG GTTCTACTGGAGAACACCGGCCTCTCAGCAAAAAACTCACTTTCATTTCAACGCCAACCCGGGCCTCCGTCAGAGAGCCTTCGAGGAAGCAACACCAACTACCCCTTCCTTCCCG GAGGAATGGAGGAGCTGACACTGGACCAAATCAAGAAGAAatctgagctggaggaggacatTGACTTTGAAAATG ATCTTCTCAGAGTTCCACCCGGTCTTAAAGCTGGGATGGACTTCACTGACAAAG atgcCAAAAGGGCAAAGCCAGAGGTCAACCTCCTGTCCCTGCTGTCCACATTTGATGACATTGCTGACTTGCAACctgaggcagaggagaaggCGGAAGGcaaaggaggtgaagaagctcCTAAACTCCCCCGAACAAACAGTCTTGAAGACCTAGGCATCAAG GATGCTGAGTCATCCTCCGCTCCCTCAAAGAAAGGACAAGATGGCAAATCAAAGCCAAAAGAGAAGCCGGAGGAAAATAAGAAATGGGCGATCCCTGTCGACATCACTTCACCTTGTGAAGATTTCCATAAGCGCATCCCCAACCCAGCATTCAAA TGGCCGTTCGAGCTGGACGTCTTCCAGAAGCAGGCTGTGCTCCGGCTGGAGGCTCACGACTCCGTGTTTGTAGCTGCACACACGTCAGCTGGAAAAACAGTGGTGGCCGAGTACGCCATCGCTCTCTCCCAGAAACACATGACAAG GACCATCTACACGTCCCCTATTAAAGCTCTGTCCAATCAGAAGTTCAGAGACTTTAAAGCCACCTTTGGAGACGTCGGACTCCTGACGGGTGACGTCCAGCTCAGTCCTGAATCCTCGTGTCTCATCATGACCACTGAGATCCTCAG GTCGATGCTTTACAACGGCTCCGAGGTCATCAGAGACCTGGAGTGGGTGATCTTCGACGAGGTTCACTACATCAACGACGCCGAG AGAGGGGTCGTGTGGGAGGAGGTTTTGATTATGCTTCCTGATCATGTCAGTATCATTCTGCTCAGCGCCACGGTGCCAAATGCTCTCGAGTTTAGCGAGTGGATCGG TCGTATtaagaagaaacacatttacGTGATCAGCACAATGAAGAGACCTGTGCCTCTGGAGCATTATCTGtacacaggaaacagcagcaaGACTCAGAAAGAGATGTTCCTGCTGGTGGATGCTGTAGGAAACCTCCTCACCAAAGG GTACTATACAGCCATTGATGCCAAGAAGGAGCGAACCAGCAAACACGCCCAATCATTTGGCTCAAAAAATACTTctcaaaacacttcatccaGTCAG GACAAAGCGGTGTGGCTCACCCTCCTGCACTTCCTGTCCCAGCGGCAGCAGACGCCGGTGGTGGCGTTCACCTTCTCTCGGACGCGCTGTGACGACAACGCCCGCTCTCTGGACTCCATGGACATGACCACGTCCAGAGAGAAGGCAGAGATCCACTCTTTTTTCCAGAAGAGCCTGAGTCGCCTGCggggaggagacagacagctgCCTCAG ATCATGCTCATGAGGGGCCTGTTGAAGAGAGGCATAGCAGTCCATCACAGCGGCATCCTGCCGATACTGAAGGAGGTCATCGAGATGCTCTTCTCACGAGGGCTCGTCAAA GTGCTGTTTGCCACTGAGACATTTGCCATGGGAGTGAATATGCCCGCCAGGACCGTGGTGTTCGACAGCATCAGAAAACACGACGGCACCGGCTTCAGGAATCTGCTGCCAG GTGAGTATATTCAGATGGCGGGCAGAGCCGGGAGGAGAGGACTGGACGCCACAGGCACCGTCATTATTCTGTGTAAAGCTGGTGTTCATGATATGGCCGACCTGCATGTCATGATGCTG GGTAAACCTACTATCCTCCAGTCTCAGTTCAGATTGACCTACACTATGATCCTCAACCTGCTGCGAGTGGAAGCGCTCCGAGTGACTGACATGATGAGGAGGAGCTTCTCTGAAAACCACAGAGAcactcag aCCCAAGAGAAAAGGATCGTTCAGCTGAAGCAGACGCTGTCCTCTCTGCCCCCCCTGGACACGGAGGGCCAGCTGTCCGACCTGATGCCTTACTACCACACAGTGACGGAGCTGCGAACCACCAACGAAGCCCTGCAG CGAGCGATTCTGGAGTCTGTGAATGGTCTGAAAGCTCTGTCTGTGGGTCGAGTCGTGGTGGCTAACAACAAACAGCATCTCAACGCGCTCGGAGTTCTGCTACAG GTGTCCAATGACTCTGTGAATCGCACCTTCACAGCTCTCATCATCTGTGAGAAAGGCAACGAGGAGGCAGAAGGAAAAGGCAACAACGACAGCACTTTACCCCACCTGTACAACACAGCCCTGTTTATACCTGAAG GTCCCTGTAGTCACACGGTGCAGAAGCTGAAGTTCCAGGACATTTCCGCCATCACAGTGAAAACCCTCAAAGTGATTCCCGACAGGATCATCGACAACTACAGCAAGAGGCAACAACCACGATTCAG ACTCGACCCTCCCGGCCAAGCCATCTCCACGGCGACCCAGGAGCTCCTGCGATTGGCCGAGGCCAACCCCAGTGGCTTAGCTACCCTGGACCCCGTAAACGACCTCCAGCTGAAGAGCGTGCACGTGGTGGAGGACACCCTGAGGCTGCGCGTGCTGCAGGCGAGCCTCAAAGATTTCAACTGCATCCACACGCCCACGTTCGCAgatcag tttgctCGGGTTTCGGAGAGGATGAgtgtgcaggaggagctggaccgGCTCCTGTTCCTGGCGTCAGAccagtctctgtctctgctgcctgAATACCACCAGAGGATCAAG GTGCTTCAGTCCCTCCAGTACGTGGACAGCAGCGGGGCGGTGCAGCTGAAAGGCCGCGTGGCTTGTCAGATCAGCAGCCACGAGCTGCTGCTGACCGAGCTGCTGTTCGAGAACGTCCTGAGCCCGCTGGCGCCTGAAGAGAGCGCCGCCCTGCTGTCCTGCCTGATCTTCTCACAGAAGACGCAGGTGGAGCCGCACATTACGACCACGCtgcaggag GGAATCGGCCGGGTGCTGTCAGTGGCCCAGCGTATCggagagctgcagagggaatgTGGGATACCGCAGACGGCCGAGGAGTTCGTAGGCCAGTTGAAGTTTGGTCTGACAGAGGTGGTGTACTGCTGGGCCAGAGGCATG CCGTTCGCAGAGATCGCCCTGCTCACAGACGTCCAGGAGGGCACGGTGGTCCGCTGCATCCAGCGCCTGGATGAGGTGCTGAAGGAGGTGCGACAGGCCGCCCGCATCGTGGGAGACTCTGTCCTGGGCAGCAAGATGGAGAAGGCCTCGCTGGCCATCCGCAGGGACATCGTCTTCACCGCCTCCCTCTACACCcactga
- the prrt1 gene encoding proline-rich transmembrane protein 1, with protein sequence MSSEKHGLDDSGRQTMQPPPYLSGPQDPNVPQHPNMPPAPGTQPSYPPPPPPPGSEGYLQETQFHCGPMGPPGAPQGYTVQTQGPGGPMSHPPVGYLHPGYPLQLQPCTAYVPIYPMASGQPYMPAGGAHPGIPPGQLHPMQMPPSITLMDRRPPHDYLPIAVLTTVCCFWPTGIIAIIKAVQVRTAIARGDMVTAEIASREARNFSFISLAVGIASIVLCTILTVVVIIASQHHDDDWEP encoded by the exons ATGTCATCAGAAAAACACG GTCTCGATGACTCTGGCCGTCAGACCATGCAGCCTCCTCCGTACCTCTCCGGCCCGCAGGACCCCAACGTACCCCAACACCCCAACATGCCTCCTGCGCCGGGCACCCAGCCCAGCTACCCTCCGCCACCCCCTCCCCCGGGCTCAGAGGGCTACCTCCAGGAAACTCAGTTCCACTGCGGCCCGATGGGGCCTCCCGGGGCCCCGCAGGGCTACACCGTCCAGACCCAGGGACCCGGAGGCCCCATGTCTCACCCGCCCGTCGGATACCTCCACCCGGGTTAcccactgcagctgcagccgtGCACGGCTTATGTACCCATCTACCCAATGGCATCG GGTCAGCCCTACATGCCAGCAGGAGGAGCCCACCCAGGAATCCCACCGGGCCAGCTTCATCCCATGCAAATGCCGCCCAGCATCACTCTAATGGACCGCCGGCCGCCCCACGACTACCTGCCCATCGCCGTGCTCACCACCGTCTGCTGCTTCTGGCCGACAGGCATCATCGCGATCATCAAAGCTGTGCAG GTGCGTACGGCGATAGCCCGAGGGGACATGGTGACGGCGGAGATAGCCTCGCGAGAGGCGCGCAACTTCTCCTTCATCAGCCTGGCCGTGGGCATCGCCTCCATCGTGCTGTGCACCATCCTCACCGTGGTGGTCATCATCGCCTCGCAGCACCACGACGACGACTGGGAGCCGTAG
- the LOC118125076 gene encoding transmembrane protein 268 isoform X2 codes for MEDKTQGCPVTEESEVDVQIRQSKPQPQANNNRPSWSNGQCVLSMSSCSTLNPSFDLSQCRAKLENNGFQIPFTDMEDPLRTALEVPSVRRYMVLYVVVWCAMFSTLHLYITVSDYWVLCLCVSLVAIFLTTAIIFILHQSNKEIDMNLDVRLIQVNERMVKHKLLVAVADWVQSCTGNMQLYFVYWDMTRCLRALTEALEDHSFVANNIQKKLKKKMSHLVLVTEVPAVDLEVGGSDVEQQASEEQRPLLTHGDQDAGCSTSSNQRDATKVTTNYSLIPDPSLPAQAKANQLLMTYSAAYVKLLVSERLSGPSHHRLRSQRNHCTLAPLCLCQFIKKKILQ; via the exons ATGGAGGACAAAACACAAGGTTGTCCGGTGACGGAGGAGAGTGAGGTGGACGTCCAGATCAGACAATCCAAACCTCAACCTCaagcaaacaacaacagaccCAGCTGGTCAAACG GCCAGTGTGTTCTGTCGATGTCGAGCTGCTCAACGTTAAACCCCAGTTTTGATCTGTCTCAGTGTCGCGCCAAACTGGAGAACAATGGCTTCCAG ATTCCATTCACTGACATGGAAGATCCACTGAGAACAGCTCTGGAGGTTCCCTCAGTCAGGAGATACATG GTGCTGTATGTTGTGGTGTGGTGCGCCATGTTCTCCACCCTCCACCTCTACATCACAGTCAGCGACTACTGggttctctgtctctgtgtcagcTTGGTCGCCATCTTCCTCACCACtgccatcatcttcatcctgcACCAGAGTAACAAGGAG atCGACATGAATTTAGATGTGCGGTTAATCCAGGTGAATGAGAGGATGGTGAAACACAAGCTGCTGGTGGCCGTGGCCGACTGGGTCCAGAGCTGCACCGGAAACATGCAG TTGTACTTTGTGTACTGGGACATGACCCGCTGCCTGAGGGCCCTGACCGAGGCTTTAGAGGACCACAGCTTTGTGGCGAATAACATCCAG aaaaaactgaagaagaagatgtcCCATCTCGTCCTCGTGACTGAGGTCCCAGCTGTTGACCTGGAGGTCGGCGGCTCAGACGTGGAGCAGCAGGCCTCAGAGGAACAGAGGCCTCTGCTCACGCATGGCGACCAGGACGCGGGCTGCAGTACCTCATCCAACCAGCGGGACGCCACCAAAGTCACCACCAACTACAGCCTCATCCCCGACCCATCGTTACCTGCTCAG GCTAAAGCCAACCAGCTTCTGATGACTTACAGCGCAGCCTATGTGAAGCTGCTGGTGTCTGAGAGGTTGTCGGGACCGTCACACCACCGCCTGCGCTCCCAGAGGAATCACTGCACCCTCgcccctctctgcctctgccagTTCATCAAGAAGAAGATCCTTCAGTAG
- the LOC118125076 gene encoding transmembrane protein 268 isoform X1: MEDKTQGCPVTEESEVDVQIRQSKPQPQANNNRPSWSNGQCVLSMSSCSTLNPSFDLSQCRAKLENNGFQIPFTDMEDPLRTALEVPSVRRYMVFNSAYFHFMMAPVLYVVVWCAMFSTLHLYITVSDYWVLCLCVSLVAIFLTTAIIFILHQSNKEIDMNLDVRLIQVNERMVKHKLLVAVADWVQSCTGNMQLYFVYWDMTRCLRALTEALEDHSFVANNIQKKLKKKMSHLVLVTEVPAVDLEVGGSDVEQQASEEQRPLLTHGDQDAGCSTSSNQRDATKVTTNYSLIPDPSLPAQAKANQLLMTYSAAYVKLLVSERLSGPSHHRLRSQRNHCTLAPLCLCQFIKKKILQ, encoded by the exons ATGGAGGACAAAACACAAGGTTGTCCGGTGACGGAGGAGAGTGAGGTGGACGTCCAGATCAGACAATCCAAACCTCAACCTCaagcaaacaacaacagaccCAGCTGGTCAAACG GCCAGTGTGTTCTGTCGATGTCGAGCTGCTCAACGTTAAACCCCAGTTTTGATCTGTCTCAGTGTCGCGCCAAACTGGAGAACAATGGCTTCCAG ATTCCATTCACTGACATGGAAGATCCACTGAGAACAGCTCTGGAGGTTCCCTCAGTCAGGAGATACATGGTTTTTAACTCTGCTTACTTTCATTTCATGATGGCACCG GTGCTGTATGTTGTGGTGTGGTGCGCCATGTTCTCCACCCTCCACCTCTACATCACAGTCAGCGACTACTGggttctctgtctctgtgtcagcTTGGTCGCCATCTTCCTCACCACtgccatcatcttcatcctgcACCAGAGTAACAAGGAG atCGACATGAATTTAGATGTGCGGTTAATCCAGGTGAATGAGAGGATGGTGAAACACAAGCTGCTGGTGGCCGTGGCCGACTGGGTCCAGAGCTGCACCGGAAACATGCAG TTGTACTTTGTGTACTGGGACATGACCCGCTGCCTGAGGGCCCTGACCGAGGCTTTAGAGGACCACAGCTTTGTGGCGAATAACATCCAG aaaaaactgaagaagaagatgtcCCATCTCGTCCTCGTGACTGAGGTCCCAGCTGTTGACCTGGAGGTCGGCGGCTCAGACGTGGAGCAGCAGGCCTCAGAGGAACAGAGGCCTCTGCTCACGCATGGCGACCAGGACGCGGGCTGCAGTACCTCATCCAACCAGCGGGACGCCACCAAAGTCACCACCAACTACAGCCTCATCCCCGACCCATCGTTACCTGCTCAG GCTAAAGCCAACCAGCTTCTGATGACTTACAGCGCAGCCTATGTGAAGCTGCTGGTGTCTGAGAGGTTGTCGGGACCGTCACACCACCGCCTGCGCTCCCAGAGGAATCACTGCACCCTCgcccctctctgcctctgccagTTCATCAAGAAGAAGATCCTTCAGTAG